A window of Bufo gargarizans isolate SCDJY-AF-19 chromosome 9, ASM1485885v1, whole genome shotgun sequence contains these coding sequences:
- the ASB6 gene encoding ankyrin repeat and SOCS box protein 6, which translates to MPFLHGFRRIIFEYQPLVDEILGAVGIHDPEQTEVPPSTGSYLAADGDKFLALNELLERHSQSAFYREGISYSLLKVAELGLVAAAEILLQYGADLSFEDPVTYYTPLHIAVLRNQPDMVELLVQSGADINKRDRIHESSPLDLASEEPERLPCLQRLLDLGADVNAADKNGKTALLHALASSDGVQIHNTENIRLLLEGGADVKAMTKDCDTVFSSIIFLLGEIVGSDKEEAKLINHFCFRVSQLLMAHGADPSECPSHESLTHTCLKSFKLHFPLLRFLLESGASYNCSQHGPSCWSGFHIVFDRLCTYLGNCEDCDSVDLLNKAEGVLELMVAQSPRVTLPRNFDLNTSSCRVHADQVNALHQSLKQLEQSPPTLKHLCRVYIRRRLRPWPVDVKVKSLPLPDRLKLYLLIHPAASYEEDP; encoded by the exons ATGCCTTTCCTCCACGGCTTCCGGAGGATAATCTTTGAATACCAACCTCTGGTAGATGAGATCCTGGGAGCGGTGGGCATCCATGACCCGGAGCAGACGgaggtgccgccgagcaccggCAG CTACCTGGCCGCTGACGGTGACAAGTTTCTTGCTTTGAATGAACTTCTGGAGAGACATTCGCAGTCGGCGTTCTACCGCGAGGGGATCAGTTACTCCCTCCTGAAGGTGGCAGAGCTGGGGCTGGTCGCGGCTGCCGAGATCCTCCTCCAGTACGGCGCCGACCTCAGCTTCGAGG ATCCTGTGACGTACTACACGCCCCTTCACATCGCAGTCCTCCGGAACCAGCCCGACATGGTGGAGCTACTGGTTCAGAGTGGAGCGGATATTAACAAGAGGGACAGG ATTCATGAGAGCAGTCCCCTGGACCTGGCCAGCGAGGAGCCTGAGCGGCTGCCGTGTTTGCAGCGACTTCTCGACCTCGGAGCGGATGTGAACGCAGCGGATAAAAACG GTAAGACGGCTCTGCTACACGCACTGGCCAGCAGCGACGGAGTCCAGATCCACAACACTGAAAATATCCGGTTGCTTCTGGAAGGAG GTGCCGACGTAAAGGCCATGACCAAAGACTGCGACACCGTATTTTCAAGCATCATCTTCCTACTGGGAGAGATTGTTGGATCCGATAAAGAGGAGGCAAAGCTGATTAACCATTTCTGCTTCCGGGTCAGCCAGCTGCTGATGGCCCACGGCGCAGACCCCAGCGAGTGCCCGTCCCACGAGTCCCTCACTCACACGTGCCTCAAAAGCTTCAAGCTCCACTTTCCTCTCCTGCGTTTCCTTCTGGAATCGGGCGCCTCGTACAACTGCTCCCAGCACGGCCCCTCCTGCTGGTCCGGCTTTCACATAGTCTTTGACAGGCTGTGCACTTACCTGGGCAACTGCGAGGACTGCGACTCTGTGGACCTTCTGAACAAAGCCGAGGGCGTCCTGGAACTGATGGTCGCCCAGTCTCCGAGGGTCACCCTGCCCAGGAACTTTGACCTGAACACGTCGAGCTGCAGGGTCCACGCTGACCAAGTCAACGCCCTACACCAGTCCCTAAAACAGCTGGAGCAGTCGCCCCCTACCCTGAAGCATCTGTGCAGGGTCTACATCCGCCGGAGGCTCAGGCCTTGGCCCGTGGATGTCAAAGTGAAATCCTTGCCCCTTCCAGACCGCCTGAAACTCTACCTTCTTATCCACCCCGCTGCCTCCTATGAAGAGGACCCCTAG